The Ruminococcaceae bacterium BL-4 region GCGCACCCAATGGTTTCCGCATTACGGTGAAAAACCTGAAAGTCAACGCCGGCGCTGGATTTTTGATGGCGCAGGCCGGTGACATCATGACAATGCCGGGCCTTCCAAAAGTTCCCGCTGCAAATAAGATCGACATTGACGAATCCGGAAAGATCACCGGTCTCTTCTAAAAAAGTCACACAGAATAGGGAGAGTATGTTAAGTGCCCACGGAGGGGCAGTCATCGCAGGGGGAAAAGCCATTTTGCTGCACGATATTGTATCTGCATCCACTGCTATCAGCAAGAGCTTCCTCTGTCCTGCTGTGGCAATTTGCACAGGGAGGGAGTTATGAAAAAATTTGATACCCGAACCATGACAATGATTGCGCTTCTCATTGCAATGACCGTTTTTCTGGCCAGGTTCTGCTCGATCTCCGCATGGAATATCAGAATCGGATTTAGCTTTCTGCCGGTGGCTGTTGCCGCAATTCTTTTCGGCATGAAAGGAGCCTGCACCGTGGCGGCGCTAAGTGATATTATCGGTACAATCTTATTCCCGGTAGGGCCCTATTTTCCGGGATTTACCCTGACTGCCTTTCTTACTGGAATTGTCTATGCAATGTTTCTGCATAAAAAGCAGACACCCCTTCGCATTTTGGGCTGTGTAGCCGTAAATCAGCTTTTTTTAAGTCTCTTTCTCAATTCATTCTGGATTTCTATTTGGTATTCCTCCCCGTATGTGCCACTTTTAGCGACCAGATCGGTTCAAACCTTTGTGGTTGGAATCGCTCAATTTTTAACGCTGGGCGTAGTTTCGAAGGTACTTTCGGTTTATAAAAATCAAGCAGTGGGATGACGCTAAAAAAGCGCTTTTTCTAGGGATTTTTCATTGTTTTCCAAACCGCAAAATTATTTTTGGAAAACCAACTAACACAAATTTTCCCTAATAATTCCTAATAAAAAGAGGGCTGCAGTAATTTTGCAGTCCTCTTTCCTTACAAATGGGTTTCCAAGACCTGATCGATGGAAAAGTCATCGACCTGAAGATAATACTGGGCACAGTCTACCAACGCCTGCATGGGGATAGTCCCCACGATCTCACTGTTAAGGACCCGGGCGCCATATCTTCTGGCCTCCATTTTGATTGCTTCAAAAACACTGTACATGGAGCTTTGCGTATAATCGGTCAAATTCATGGTAACCTGTGCAAGGCCCCGTTCGTCCAAAGAAATTCCCATCGCCTTCACAAACCGGTATCCGCCGTTAATACTGCGCACTCTTCTGCTGATCTTTCTTGCAATTTCCACATTCGGCGTATCGAGGTTCACATTAAAGCAGATCAGCGGCATCCTTGCGCCGATCGCTGTAGCACCGCCGGTAGGATGCATGGTAGAAGGGCCAAAATCCGGTTTCCAACGGGGATCCTTCATCTTTTCCGCGAGGCCTTCAAACTGGCCTTTTCTGATCGCTGCAAGGTCCGCACGATAGGGAGCAGAAGCGGATTTTTCATAAAGATAAAATGGCTGTCCAAACCGCTCGGCGGCTTCTTTTGCCACGGATTTTGCCAGCTGGTCCGCATCGTCGATGGTACAGTTGCGCACCGGAATAAAAGGAATCACATCCACACAGCCAATTCTCGGATGCGCTCCTTCATGTTTAGTCATATCAATCAGACGTATTGCTGCTCCCACCGCCTCAATCATCGCTTTTTTAAGCGGCTCTGGATTGCCCAATACCGTCACAACGCAACGGTTGTGATCCGGATCTGTAGAGTAATCCAATAGCTTAACGCCCGGTTTTGCCCGAAAACAATCGACGATCTCTTCGACTTTGCTCAGATCTCTGCCCTCGCTAAAATTTGGAACTGATTCAATAATCTGCTCTGATTTCAATCAAAACGCACCCCTTTCAGACAATTTTCTACAGTGTCTATTATATAGGCGGCCCCCTTTTTCTGCAACAAAAACAAAATCTTTTATTGCTCAAAAGTTTTTAATTTATTATACTGATATCAAGAATAAATAGGGGGGAATCCATATGCTGAAAGCCACTCTTTTAAAAAGCCCTTCTGTAGAATTGAACGGTCAGCTGCTCACGTTTCCATATCGGCGGGCGGAAGCACTGCTTTACTATATGCTTGTGCAGCACAGCGCCACCAGACAAGAGCTGATTGCTCTTCTTTGGGAAAGCTACGATGATGTTACGGGACTTAAAAATCTGCGCAATGCGCTTTATACCCTGAAAAAAGTTCTGGGGGGTGAATTTTTGATTTCTCCCCAGAAATCTCTTGTCATTATCAACCCGGATTGGGAATACACCTGTGACTATGACCGCTTTATACAGGACGGTGATTTTTCCGCTTATGCAGGACCCTTTTTACAGGGTTTTTCTGTAAAGCATTCTTTTTCCTATGAAGAATGGCTCAGCCGCACCCGTGATAAACTGCACGAACAATATCTCCATAAAATTTCGGATCAGGCGCAGGCATGTCTGAAATGCGGCAACCGTAAGCAGGCGATCTGCTGGGCGGAAGAATCTTTGCGGGAAGAGCCCCTCGACGAAACCATGTGCGCTTTTCTCATGAATCTTCAGCGGCAGGAAAAACAGTATGTACGTGCTACCCAGATTTATCAGGATTTAAAGAAGCGTCTTTCAGAAGAATTGGGAACCGAACCCATGGAAGCTACTACCGTCCTTTATTATGAGATCATGAATGAGTGGAACGATACAACGTTTCCACCCGAACATTCCTCTTCTGCGCCTGTTCTGGTGGGGCGTGAAAATATCTACGCTCAATTGCGGGCTGCGCTGGATTCTTTTCGCTTAGAGGCTGCCCGCCACTGTTCTCAGCTTTTAATGGGAGATGTAGGCTCCGGAAAAGGAGAAATGATTGATTATCTGCTGCAAAGTATTGATTTATCTTCTTTTCTTGTGATTCGCTGTGCTTGCCTGCAATCTGAAAAGCTGATGCCTCTTGCCCCTTGGGACCGTGTAATGCTTCCTCTTGCAGAACTGATTCAGCGGGAAAATGTCTCTCTTTCAGAGCCAATAAGAGCCCACCTCGGCCAAGTTTTTTCCGTTTTCCGCGAAGGCGGAGAAGCAGGGGCTACGCGTCTGCTCCGGAAATTGGATGAACCCCTGAAAGACAGCCTGATGATGCTGCTTGAAATGCTTACTAGACGACACAAAATCCTTTTAATTCTCGAAAATCTACAGTGGATGGATCCAGACAGTCTTTCGCTAATGGATACCGTTATGCGGCATCTCGGGACCGGCGGCCTAATGATGATTTTAACCTGCAGCGGCGGCGGAAGTCCCTCTCTACAAAAATCTTTGCGGTGCGATGCTGCGGATAATCTTCTGCAAGAGCATTCGCTGCTCCCTCTTACGCGGGAACAGACCGATACGCTCCTCCAAAATGAACTTGGCAAAGAAACAGCTCTGCAGCTACAAAGCTGTTTTTATGATGAAACCGGCGGAAATTTTTCTCTTTTAATGGAACTAACCCGCGCTTTTCTTCGCAATGGCAGCACCAAAGAAACGCTTAACAGCCTTGACGATATTTTGATGGAATATCTATCTGGGCTGGACGAAAATACCATTCACATTGCCGAGCTCATCTCTGTTTTTCAGCAGGATGCTCCCTGCGAAATTTTGCTGGAACTTCTCAACGGCAACGAAGCTGCCCTTTCTTCCGGATTGGAGGAACTGCTGCACCGCCATCTGATCGAAGAATACCGGGACGGCAGCGAAATTACCTATCGGTTTTTTCATGAACGCATCCGAAAACTGACTTATGACCGGCTGAACTATTTTCAGCGCAGTCCCCTGCATCTGCGAATTGCACAGCTTTTTACCGGAAACGGACTGCCGGTGCAAAGCAATATTTGCCGCCGTGCAGCACGACATTTCCATTTGGGCGGCGATTCCGTCCGCTCTCTAAGCTGTCGGATTCGCGCCCTCGATTTAGAAAGCACGCGCAGTTGTGAGCCCTTTCCCTGCGTTCCCTGCGAAAAGATCGCGTTTGTCCCTTCGAAAAAACTTCAAGAAGAACTTTTACAGTGCGAACAGAAGCTCTCTGATCTTCAGCAGTCTGAACAAGGAACAATCACTCTGCCGGCTTTGGAGAACCAGCTGATTCTTATCCGCGGACGTCTGCTTTTATTTCATGGAGATTTTGAAAAGGGAAGCGCAGTATTGGGAACTCTCAGTGCTACAGGCAGTGAAGACCGAAATCATAACGTGATAATGATCCGCGCCTGCTACTTACTGGCTTCCTGTGCTCTTTACCGGCAGTCTCTCAGTCTTGCGGAACGCTATACTGCTGCGGGAACGCGCCTTCTTCAAAAAAGCGGAGACCCCGTGCTTTCCGCACAATTTCAGCGTCTGCGGGGTGCCTGCTTCTGTCTGCGCGGCGACTACGATAAAAGTGGGTACTATTTTTTAGAGGCCATTGAAAAACTTGAAAAGCAGCTTCCCTCCACTGCAGCGCGGATTCAACTTGCCGCGGCAAACAGTGCCTGCGGAAGGTTATTCCGCCAACGGCAGGACTATGCGAATGCCTGCTCCTGTTTTAAAAAAGCATTAGATACATTGGATGGTTCCGAAAAAGGCTCTTGGCCAGGAGCTGTTTGGGTTTATATCCACTATGGGCGAACGACTTTCTTTATGGAAGATCAGCTGCGGGCACAGCAGCTATTTTTGCGCGGATATGAATTGTCTCAGATTACCGGAGAACTTTGGGGCCGTACCGCAGCGGCCGCTTTTACCTCCTATTACCAAATACAGGATGGAAACTTTGAAGCTGCAATCAACAGCCTCAAAGATGCGCAAAAAAGCAACATTCTCCAGCAGTCTCCTTTAGAGGGCGCCATCCTCTGTTTTGTCAGCATGGCTATCCGCCAATATCTGGAACGCACGCAGCAGCATAATCGGGAATTGGACACTTTACTGACTTTTTCTTCTGCCAGCTATGCGCGCCAGGGACTCCGGCTGCTCTCGGGAATTCCGGATGTGGCGGAAGCACAGCTTTTATCAAAAAGTCTGCGTGACGGTATTACAGATCAGCAACATTTTCATGCATCGGAGCTTTACAGCAAAAATAAGCATTTTATGACAGAATAAACTTCTCAGAAAAAGGGACGGCACATGAGTAACACATGTACCGTCCCTTTTTTGATGTTGCGCTGTTTTTTATCCGATGGTATCGTAAAATTTCTGAATCAGCCACATAGCAATCCCATATGCAGAAGCTTCCATATGATATTTACTGCACCGCAGATAAGAGGTATCAAAATCAAATTTATTCATCTGCATCACAAGTTTACTAAGATCGATGAGATAGTCTTTAAGATACCCGCCTACATAGCCACCAATAATAATATCGCAGTCAAAGGCCATCCGCAGATTAGATACGGTCAAAGCAAGCGTATAAAGATAATCATTCCAGATTTTTTCAAAATCGTGGTTACCGTTTTTTAGCTTGATAAAATATTTTTCCAGATTGCCGCCCGTATGAGAAGAAAGGCGCAAGGCCGAACAATAACAATCGACACATCCTCTTTTTCCGCAATAACATCTTTCGCCGTTTGGAACAATGATGATATGGCCAAATTCTCCGCTTTTTAAATGATCGCCCTCATATAATTTTCCGTTATAGCTGATGGCACCTCCGACGGTATTATTGAGAGAAAGATAAATCACATTTTTATCAGGATCAGAAATCTCAGTATAAGCCGCACAATTTGCGTCATTATCAAAGACAACTTTATAGGGTAAAAACTGGCTGAGCTTTAAAAGGCTGATATTAGAAACATTCAGCGCGTGTGATTTTAAAAGGATATGATTCGCTTTATCGATAATTCCTGGAATGGAAACGCCGATTCCCGTGATTTTTTCGCGCTCTTTTGGATACTCAAGCGTATCATCAATAAAAGCTTGAATCCTCTCGGAAATCTCCTGATAATAGGAAAATGTATCTTCATACCGCATCCTCTGCCGGGTATTCGACAGTATGGTACCCTTTGCATCAATCATCACCAACCCTAGATGATTGGCGGTAATATCCACCCCCACTGCATAACAAATATCAGGAACAATCGACAGTGCTTTTGCCTTTCTTCCTCCGGTGGATTGATAATCTCCTACTTTTTCCACGATGCCCGCATCGCTCAGCTCTTTGATATTCTGAAGAACCGTAGGCATACTGAGCCCCAAATCATTTGCAATATCCACCTTCGAAGCATGGCCGCGCCGATAGATATAATGGACAATTTTAATTTTATTCTTTCGCTTTGTTTGGACTTCCTTTGGTGCCTTTTCCATTTTACAAAATTCAGCTCTCTTTTTTATAGCAATAAAAATTTCATCGCTTAATTAATCGTTTTATAAAACCATTTAATAAAATTATTGTATTCTATATTTTAAAAAAATACAATCTTAGAATTTGATTATTCTATTTTTGTAAAAATAAAATAAAGAATTTCGGATTATTTAGTAAAGATAGACATCTTTTTTTCTAAAAATCACATAATCTTTTGTTTTTAAAAGCAGCTTTTAAAAATTAATTTTCATTTTAGATAATTCGCTTAAAATAATTTGGTTGTTTTTCCTAATAAAATTCATGTTGACAAAATGATTTTGTAGATGTATTCTGCTAATAGATTATTAAATCTTTTTATTAAAGTCTTTAATATTCTTGAAAAAGGAAGCGATTTTGTGAATAAAAAAATGAAAGTTGCCGTTATGCTGGACATCGAAAAAATGGGATTTGAATCACGTGATATTCCGCAGCCCAAGGATAACGAAGCTCTTGTCAAAGTGGAGTACGTAGGCGTCTGCGGTTCTGATCTTCATTATTATGAATTTGGAAGAATCGGCGATTATATCGTAAAACCGCCTTATGTTTTAGGGCATGAGGCCGGCGGCACAGTCGTCGCAGTGGGAAAAGATGTTAAAAATCTAAAAGTTGGGGACCGGGTAGCTTTGGAACCCGGAAAGACCTGCGGGCACTGCGAATTTTGTAAAACCGGCCGGTATAATCTTTGCCCCGATGTGATTTTTTTTGCCACTCCGCCTGTAAACGGCGTTTTTCAGCAGTATGTTGCTCATGAAGCAGATCTGTGCTTTAAGCTGCCGGACAATATGGATACCATGGAAGGGGCTTTGATTGAACCCCTCTCCGTCGGGTTCCATGCAGCAAAACAGGGCAATGCCCATTTGGGGCAGACAGCAACGGTATTCGGTGCAGGCTGCATTGGGCTGATGTCCATGATGGCTTTAAAGGCCATGGGAGTTTCCACCGTCTATGTGGTCGACGTAATGCAGAACCGTCTCAATAAAGCCAAAGAATTGGGCGCAACCGAAATCATCAATGGGAAAGACGAGGATGCCGTTCAAAAGATTATGGAATTGACGCATCAAAAGGGAATTGATCTTTCAATTGAAACAGCCGGAACCGAAATTACATCCCGTCAAGCGATCAAAGTTGCCAAAAAGGGAAGCACAATCGTATTTGTAGGCTACAGCAAGAGCGGAGAAATCACCCTGCCCATGAGCATGGCACTTGATAAAGAGCTCACCTTCAAAACAGTCTTCCGCTATAGACATATTTATCCTGTTGCAATTGACGCTGTTTCCAGTGGAAAAGTAAATCTGAAAGGCGTTGTTACCAATGTCTATGACTTCGATGATATTCAAAGAGCCATGGATGAGAGTGTTCACAATAAGGATACCGTTGTAAAATCAGTTATTAAAATAATCTGATAAGCAGATTATTTTAAAATTATAAGTGGGAGGAAATCACATTGAAAAAGAAGTTATTAGCAACCGTGATGAGCGCTCTGCTTATCACATCTCTGCTGGGTGGCTGCGGCAGCAGCTCCACAGCAAGCAGCCAAGCAGCTTCGGGTGCTGCTTCAACAACATCCACATCGCAGGCAGCAGGCAAGAAGCTCAAAATCGGCATCACCGTCCAGAGTCTTAGCAATCAGGTCTGGTCCGTAGCGTGCACCACCATGAAAGACATGGCCGATAAAGATGGAAATACCCTTACCTACACCGACTGCGGAGATACCTCATCAAAGCAGATTGAGCAAATCGAGAACTTTATCAGCAGCAAATGCGATGTCATCATGGTAAATCCCTCCGATCCGAATGCGATCGAAAATGTCTGCAAAGAGGCACGGGACGCCGGCATTAAAGTAATGTGCTGGGATAACGAAATGGAAAATACCGATATCAACTGGGTCATTGATAACCAAAAACTTGGTTACATGATTGGCGAGCAGGCCAGCAAATTCATCAATGACAAATTTACCGACGGCAAATGCCAAGTCGCTGTGCTGGATTATCCTCAGACCGCAATCCTTCTTGAAAGAGAAAACGGGATTCTGGCAGCACTCAAAGAAAAAGCCCCCAACGCAGAAGTAGTTGCACAGCAGCCGGCTATTAACGCAACAGAAGGTCAGGACGCCATGGAGACAATTCTTCAAGCACATCCCGATGTAAAAGTTGTCTGCTGCATCGGTGGCGGCGGCGCTGTTGGTGCAAATGAAGCTTTGAAATCCGCCAACAAAATTGCCGATAATGTAGGCATTTTTGCAGCAGATGCAACCGACCAGGAACTGGCAGCCATGCTAAATGGTGAAGCAAACAGAATGTCCGTCATGGTAACCGGAACTCCAAAAGTTATCGGTGAAAACTGCTATCAGCTGATCACAAAGCTCGGCACGGGCGGTACTTTTGACAGCCGCAATGTTTACAGAGATATCTTCCCTGTAACAGCTGAAAATGCTTCGCAGTATTATTCAAAATAAAATCTGCCGGTACATCGGACTAAAATCCCTCAGTGCATTGAAAAAACAGCGGCAAAACTAGTGGACGTTTGATCGTCCGGCCGGTTTTCCGAATGCAAGATGATGGAGACGAGTGCCCCCCACAAAACACGTTCTTATACTCTTTACGTGTCTTTCGGGGGCATTCTTTATCATAAAAATTTGATTTTTTCTGTCACTTTTTCGCAAAAATGCTGTAAAATTGTTTTCGTGAACTGATGATGATTTGTCAAAGAAAAGAGGATCGCTTTTATGGAAGATTCTGAATATGTTCTGCAATTAAATCACATTAAAAAAACCTATCCCGGCGTGGTAGCTCTGAACGACGTATCCCTTGACGTCAAAAAAGGCGAAATTCATGCCCTGATCGGAGAAAACGGCGCTGGAAAATCAACGCTGATTAAGTGCTGCAGCGGCGCTGTGGTTCCGGATTCCGGAGAAATCATCACCAGCGGACAAACTTTTCACTCTATGACTCCCCGGCTTGCAATCCAAAACGGAATCGCCATCATCTATCAAGAGTTTAATCTGGTTGGAGACCTTTCCGCAGCGGAAAATATTTTTCTCGGCCGCGCTATTCGAAAAGGTATCATGATTGACCGCAAAAAGATGGTTGAAGAATCCGAAAAGGTATTCCAGCGTCTCCACATCCATATTAACCCCAATACCCTCGTGCGCAATCTTTCGGTAGGCTATCAGCAGATGGTAGAGATTGCAAAGGCTATTCAGCAGGATGTAAAACTGCTCATTATGGATGAACCTTCGGCTCCGCTTACCAACGGTGAAACCGAGGGCCTCTTTAAAACCATCGACGCGCTTAAGAGCTATGGGGTTTCAATTATCTATATCTCTCACCGGATGGAAGAAATTTTCCGCCTGTCAGACCGCGTTACCGTTCTGCGCGACGGCAACTACATAAAAACCGTCAATACCAAAGACACCAATGTTGACGAATTGGTAAATCTGATGGTTGGTCGGACGCTGCAGGAAAAATTTCCGCCTAGGAAAGACTGCATTCGGGACGAAACCTTACTTGAAGTGAAAAATCTATATGGAAATGGCGACCAGAATATTTCGTTCTCGGTTAAAAAGGGGGAAATTCTTGGATTTGGAGGTCTCATCGGCGCAGGTCGTACAGAACTTGCGCAAATGCTTTTCGGCATAGCACCGAAAACCTCAGGCCAAATTTTTTTCAAAGGAAAAGAAATTCATCCGAAAAATCCGCGTAACGCCATCGATTTGGGAATTGCGCTGGTCCCCGAAGACCGGAAGCAGCAGGGACTTTTATTGGGGCTTTCGATCAATCAGAATATCAATATGCCAATTTACCGCCAGCTCTCAAAAGGCTCTGTCATCAACGAGAAAAAGGAGCGGGAGATCAGCAAAAAATACATTAAGGAAATTGAGATCAAGACTCCCAGCATTCATCAGCTTGCAAAGAACCTAAGCGGCGGAAACCAGCAAAAAGTAGTTCTTGCAAAATGGCTTGCAGCCAACTCGGAACTTATTATTTTTGACGAACCGACACGCGGAATCGATATCGGTGCAAAATATGAAATCTATAAACTCATTAACGACCTCGTCGAACAGGGCAAGACCATTCTTCTGATTTCTTCTGAAATGGAAGAACTGATGGGAATGTCCGACCGAATTTTAGTGCTGTCAGAGGGAAAAATTACCGGTGAATTGAAGAAAGATTCTTTTAGTCAGGAAATGATTATGAATTTTGCTTCCAACGTGAAAAAGGAGAAATCGGCATGAAGAAGGTTATTCCTATTTTAAAAGAAAGGGCAATCTATGTTGCGCTCATTGCCCTGTTTATCATTTTCTCATGTTTGAGCAGTGATTTTTTAAGCGCTAATAATCTAATCAACATTGCCCGCCAGATCGCCGTGCTTGGAATTGCTTCCGTCGGTATGACTTATGTAATCCTGATTGGCGGAATCGACCTTTCCACCGGCTCCATTATCACGTTTGTCAATATCATCGCGGCGTATTTGATGGTCAATTTGGGCATGAATATGTGGCTTGCAATTCTTATTGCGCTGCTTTCCAGCACCGCAATCGGATTTTTAAACGGCCTTTTGGTTGCTAATATGAATATCCCCTCCCTTATCGTAACTTTCGCTTCTCAAACGATTTTTGAAGGCTTCGCGTACATTATTTCAAAAGGGATGCCGATTTTCGGCTTTCCGAAAGGATTTGCAACCATCGGGCAGGGATATGTCGGTTTTATTCCAATCCCGGTCATTGTCATGATCATTATCTTTCTCATTGGCGGATTCATTCTTAACAAAACCTATTTCGGCAGATATTTTTACGCATTGGGCGGAAACGAGACCGCCGCACAGATGGCAGGTATCCGGGTAAAAAGAGTCAAATATCTGATTTTCGCGCTTTCCGGTCTCTTTGCAGGCATCGCAGGCATTATCATGTTGGCACGCACCAATTCCGGCCAGCCTACGGCAGGCAAAGGCTACGAATTCCAGGTAATCACTGCAGTGGCCCTTGGCGGCGTAAGCCTTTCAGGCGGCTCTGGCAAGCTCTCTAACGTTGTAGCAGGTGTCTTCATCATGGGAATTTTGAAAAACGGCATGGTCCTATTAAATATCAGCGAATATGTTCAGATGGTAGTAGAAGGCGTCATCCTTCTTCTGGCTGTTGGATTTGACTGCCTGCAAAAACGGAAACTTGGATATCAAAACCACTGATCGTATTGTTTTTAAAAGTGAATTTTCAAATCCGGGACTTTTCTATTCGTTTTCTGATAAGAAACTTTTAAAAACAAAGAAGGGATGATGTAAAAATGTATGATGTGGCGGCTTTAGGAGAACTTTTGGTAGATTTTACCGACGCCGGAACCTCTCAAAACGGAATGCGCCTTTTTGAACAGAATCCGGGAGGAGCGCCGGCAAACGTCCTTACAGGACTTAGCCGGATGCACTTTCAAACCGCTTTTATTGGAAAAGTCGGAAACGACCTTAACGGCCGTTTTCTGAAATCTGTTTTAAAAAAGGAACACATCGACACTTCCGGTCTGATTATTGACCCGAACTATTTTACCACGCTTTCCTTTGTAAGCCTTTCAGAAGATGGGCAGAGAAGCTTCTCTTTTGCCAGAAAACCCGGTGCAGACACAATGCTTCGCCGGGAAGAAGTAAAGGACAATATTCTCCGAAACACTAAAATTTTTCACATTGGTTCTCTCTCTCTTACGAATGAGCCCTCCCGTACTGCCACCCTTTCTGCTTTGGAAACTGCTAAAGAAGCCGGTTGTATCATCTCTTACGACCCTAACTACCGTGCATCTTTGTGGCCGAGCGAAGAAAAAGCCAAAGAAAGAATCCGTTCGGTACTGCCATAT contains the following coding sequences:
- the gutB gene encoding glucitol (sorbitol) dehydrogenase (Evidence 2a : Function from experimental evidences in other organisms; PubMedId : 1460002, 8195086, 8195087, 12897001, 19784641; Product type e : enzyme), with amino-acid sequence MYSANRLLNLFIKVFNILEKGSDFVNKKMKVAVMLDIEKMGFESRDIPQPKDNEALVKVEYVGVCGSDLHYYEFGRIGDYIVKPPYVLGHEAGGTVVAVGKDVKNLKVGDRVALEPGKTCGHCEFCKTGRYNLCPDVIFFATPPVNGVFQQYVAHEADLCFKLPDNMDTMEGALIEPLSVGFHAAKQGNAHLGQTATVFGAGCIGLMSMMALKAMGVSTVYVVDVMQNRLNKAKELGATEIINGKDEDAVQKIMELTHQKGIDLSIETAGTEITSRQAIKVAKKGSTIVFVGYSKSGEITLPMSMALDKELTFKTVFRYRHIYPVAIDAVSSGKVNLKGVVTNVYDFDDIQRAMDESVHNKDTVVKSVIKII
- a CDS encoding putative Folate transporter FolT (Evidence 3 : Putative function from multiple computational evidences) is translated as MKKFDTRTMTMIALLIAMTVFLARFCSISAWNIRIGFSFLPVAVAAILFGMKGACTVAALSDIIGTILFPVGPYFPGFTLTAFLTGIVYAMFLHKKQTPLRILGCVAVNQLFLSLFLNSFWISIWYSSPYVPLLATRSVQTFVVGIAQFLTLGVVSKVLSVYKNQAVG
- a CDS encoding Glutamate formimidoyltransferase — translated: MKSEQIIESVPNFSEGRDLSKVEEIVDCFRAKPGVKLLDYSTDPDHNRCVVTVLGNPEPLKKAMIEAVGAAIRLIDMTKHEGAHPRIGCVDVIPFIPVRNCTIDDADQLAKSVAKEAAERFGQPFYLYEKSASAPYRADLAAIRKGQFEGLAEKMKDPRWKPDFGPSTMHPTGGATAIGARMPLICFNVNLDTPNVEIARKISRRVRSINGGYRFVKAMGISLDERGLAQVTMNLTDYTQSSMYSVFEAIKMEARRYGARVLNSEIVGTIPMQALVDCAQYYLQVDDFSIDQVLETHL
- a CDS encoding Ribose ABC transport system, periplasmic ribose-binding protein RbsB (TC 3.A.1.2.1) produces the protein MKKKLLATVMSALLITSLLGGCGSSSTASSQAASGAASTTSTSQAAGKKLKIGITVQSLSNQVWSVACTTMKDMADKDGNTLTYTDCGDTSSKQIEQIENFISSKCDVIMVNPSDPNAIENVCKEARDAGIKVMCWDNEMENTDINWVIDNQKLGYMIGEQASKFINDKFTDGKCQVAVLDYPQTAILLERENGILAALKEKAPNAEVVAQQPAINATEGQDAMETILQAHPDVKVVCCIGGGGAVGANEALKSANKIADNVGIFAADATDQELAAMLNGEANRMSVMVTGTPKVIGENCYQLITKLGTGGTFDSRNVYRDIFPVTAENASQYYSK
- the bglK gene encoding ROK family protein, yielding MEKAPKEVQTKRKNKIKIVHYIYRRGHASKVDIANDLGLSMPTVLQNIKELSDAGIVEKVGDYQSTGGRKAKALSIVPDICYAVGVDITANHLGLVMIDAKGTILSNTRQRMRYEDTFSYYQEISERIQAFIDDTLEYPKEREKITGIGVSIPGIIDKANHILLKSHALNVSNISLLKLSQFLPYKVVFDNDANCAAYTEISDPDKNVIYLSLNNTVGGAISYNGKLYEGDHLKSGEFGHIIIVPNGERCYCGKRGCVDCYCSALRLSSHTGGNLEKYFIKLKNGNHDFEKIWNDYLYTLALTVSNLRMAFDCDIIIGGYVGGYLKDYLIDLSKLVMQMNKFDFDTSYLRCSKYHMEASAYGIAMWLIQKFYDTIG
- a CDS encoding BTAD domain-containing protein — encoded protein: MLKATLLKSPSVELNGQLLTFPYRRAEALLYYMLVQHSATRQELIALLWESYDDVTGLKNLRNALYTLKKVLGGEFLISPQKSLVIINPDWEYTCDYDRFIQDGDFSAYAGPFLQGFSVKHSFSYEEWLSRTRDKLHEQYLHKISDQAQACLKCGNRKQAICWAEESLREEPLDETMCAFLMNLQRQEKQYVRATQIYQDLKKRLSEELGTEPMEATTVLYYEIMNEWNDTTFPPEHSSSAPVLVGRENIYAQLRAALDSFRLEAARHCSQLLMGDVGSGKGEMIDYLLQSIDLSSFLVIRCACLQSEKLMPLAPWDRVMLPLAELIQRENVSLSEPIRAHLGQVFSVFREGGEAGATRLLRKLDEPLKDSLMMLLEMLTRRHKILLILENLQWMDPDSLSLMDTVMRHLGTGGLMMILTCSGGGSPSLQKSLRCDAADNLLQEHSLLPLTREQTDTLLQNELGKETALQLQSCFYDETGGNFSLLMELTRAFLRNGSTKETLNSLDDILMEYLSGLDENTIHIAELISVFQQDAPCEILLELLNGNEAALSSGLEELLHRHLIEEYRDGSEITYRFFHERIRKLTYDRLNYFQRSPLHLRIAQLFTGNGLPVQSNICRRAARHFHLGGDSVRSLSCRIRALDLESTRSCEPFPCVPCEKIAFVPSKKLQEELLQCEQKLSDLQQSEQGTITLPALENQLILIRGRLLLFHGDFEKGSAVLGTLSATGSEDRNHNVIMIRACYLLASCALYRQSLSLAERYTAAGTRLLQKSGDPVLSAQFQRLRGACFCLRGDYDKSGYYFLEAIEKLEKQLPSTAARIQLAAANSACGRLFRQRQDYANACSCFKKALDTLDGSEKGSWPGAVWVYIHYGRTTFFMEDQLRAQQLFLRGYELSQITGELWGRTAAAAFTSYYQIQDGNFEAAINSLKDAQKSNILQQSPLEGAILCFVSMAIRQYLERTQQHNRELDTLLTFSSASYARQGLRLLSGIPDVAEAQLLSKSLRDGITDQQHFHASELYSKNKHFMTE